TATTGAAGGCCTTGAAGGCGCGGGTAAAAGCACCGCAATTAAGAACGTATTAGCAACACTGGCTAAGCATGGAATTACAGCACCAGTGACGACAAGAGAGCCCGGTGGAACGCCGTTAGCCGAAAAAATGCGCGAACTAGTAAAGCAAGGACATCCTGATGAGCCATTAACGGACATGGCCGAGTTATTACTATTGTATGCAGCACGAGCTCAGTTAGTTGGTAATGTTATTAAACCAGCTTTAGCCGCAGGTAATTGGGTGGTTGGTGATCGTCATGATCTGTCATCTCAGGCTTATCAAGGCGGTGGTCGTGGTTTTGACCGTGAGTTAATGGCGACCATGAAAAGAACAGTACTTGGTGATTTTACACCAGACTTAACTATCTATATGGATATTGATCCGAAGTTAGGGTTACAGCGTGCTTCTGCTCGTGGTGAGCTAGATAGAATCGAACAAATGAAACTGGATTTCTTTGAACGCAGTCGTGAACGTTATTTAGAATTTGCTAATAATGACGAAAGTATTATAACCATTGATGCAGGACAAGACTTAGATACGGTAACAGCATCGATTATTGCCGCTTTAGAAATATGGTTAGCGACGAATGGCAACTAAACTCTATCCTTGGCAGAAAGAGGTTTGGTCGCAATGGCAACAATTGATTGAAAAGGATCGATTGCCACACGCCATTTTATGCGCTATGCCTGATGGCGTTGGTCGAGACCGCCTTGCTCAATATTTTGCTGATACATTAGTTTGCTTGACACAAGGAACGGAACCTTGTGGTTTTTGCCATAGCTGTGGATTAATTGAATCAGGTAATCATCCTGATTTGCATTGGATCAGACCTGAAGTTGAAGGAAAATCTATTTCTGTCGATCAAATTAGGCAGTGTAATCAATGGGCTTTAGAATCTTCTCAATTTAATGCAAAACGCGTCATTATTATTGATCCTGCCGAAAAAATGACAGAGTCTGCCGCGAATGCTTTATTAAAGACATTAGAAGCGCCCCCAAAGAACTGCCATTTTGTTTTACTTGCTAGTTCACCGCACAAACTATTACCGACGGTTCGGAGTCGATGTCAGGTCTGGCATCAACCAAGTATCCCTGTTCCTGTTATCCGCGATTGGTTAATGGAGACTGAGCAATTAGATGTGACGCAACAATCGATTATAATAAATGGTTATTCGCCTTTACTTGTTCGTGGTTATTATCAGGACAAAAAAGTCATCCAGCATAAACAACTACTTGCTGAATTCGCGGTTTATGCGGACTCTTACTTTACCAATATTTCAGGAATATTACCTTTATTGGTTAAATTAGGGGATGAAGGCTTATGTTGGTTAAGCTATTTATTATCTGATATACAAAAAGTACAGCTAGGAGTAGGCACTAACTTAGTGCATTGTGATGAACTTACTTACGTTCAAAAACATGCAATTAAGCTCAACGCTGATTTAGTATACAAACAATATTTATCATTAAATGAGTTGCGACAACAGTTAAATAGTCATCCTGGATTGAATAAAGAATTATTAATTACTCAATGGTTATTTGAGTTTATTGGAGCGTAATGTGTTAATTGATTCACACTGTCACCTTGATAAATTAAATTATGATGATCTGCATGTTAGTGTCGGTGATGTTATAGAAAAAGCAAAACAACGTGGGGTTAGTCAGTTTTTAACGGTAGGCGTTACGCTTGATGCTTTTCCAAATATGATGGAAATGATTGAAGACCATCCAGAAGTTCATGCTTCTTGTGGCATCCACCCACTTGATGTTGAATCTAATTTCGACTTAGCGCTTTTCCGTGAGT
The Aliivibrio salmonicida LFI1238 genome window above contains:
- the tmk gene encoding dTMP kinase; its protein translation is MSKFIVIEGLEGAGKSTAIKNVLATLAKHGITAPVTTREPGGTPLAEKMRELVKQGHPDEPLTDMAELLLLYAARAQLVGNVIKPALAAGNWVVGDRHDLSSQAYQGGGRGFDRELMATMKRTVLGDFTPDLTIYMDIDPKLGLQRASARGELDRIEQMKLDFFERSRERYLEFANNDESIITIDAGQDLDTVTASIIAALEIWLATNGN
- the holB gene encoding DNA polymerase III subunit delta'; the protein is MATKLYPWQKEVWSQWQQLIEKDRLPHAILCAMPDGVGRDRLAQYFADTLVCLTQGTEPCGFCHSCGLIESGNHPDLHWIRPEVEGKSISVDQIRQCNQWALESSQFNAKRVIIIDPAEKMTESAANALLKTLEAPPKNCHFVLLASSPHKLLPTVRSRCQVWHQPSIPVPVIRDWLMETEQLDVTQQSIIINGYSPLLVRGYYQDKKVIQHKQLLAEFAVYADSYFTNISGILPLLVKLGDEGLCWLSYLLSDIQKVQLGVGTNLVHCDELTYVQKHAIKLNADLVYKQYLSLNELRQQLNSHPGLNKELLITQWLFEFIGA